ATTATGTAATCCTCTTCAGATCATGCAATTTTTATCTGATGTCTTATTTTAAGCAAAGCTTTATTTTAATGAACAGATTTATTTTATTTGCATTAAACCCATATAAGTACTATTATTCATACGAAACAGAAATTGTCAAAGGAGCCTTTTCAATGCCCGGTATGAAATTAGGCCAATACGTCTATGGGAATTCCCTGCTCCATTTATTGGATCCCCGAACGAAAATATTGAGCTGCTTATTGGTCATTTTTTCCGTTATAATTACGGATAATTTGTATTTTCTACTTTTCCTGGTTCTATTGATGGCTGCTGCCATTATTTCTTCCGGATTAAGCTATCAATTAATTCTAAGCAGTTTATTGAAATTAAGATATCTGCTTCTTTTTACGCTAGTCTTCCAGGGATTTCTCACGCCGGGCGAGACTGTTTTGATGGTTGGAAAGCTCAGTATGACCAGAGAAGGTCTGATCTTAGGGCTGATCAATATATTGCGGCTGGTTATTTTATTTTTAGGCTCCATGATTTTACTGATGACAACATCAGCCCTCAAATTGTCCGCAGGAATTGAATACCTGCTGCTTCCATTAAGGAAATTACATATTCCTATTCATAATTATACAACAATCCTTAGTATTTCTTTTCGCTTTCTTCCTACTTTGTTTGAAGAAGCGACCATTATAAAAAATGCTCAAAAATCAAGGGGCGCCCAATTTGATTCATCAAATATTGTCGTCCGGATAAAGAGCTATACTGCCATTCTGATCCCCTTATTTGAAGCTTCCCTGGTCCGAGCCGCTGACTTGGGTGAAGCGATGGACAGCAGGTGCTTTACTTCCCATCCCAATCAGTTAAGGCTAAACCGCTTACAAATAAAACGCAGAGATATCCTGTTCTTAATCCAAATGACCGCCGTTTTAGGCACAGGTATTACGATTAGCATTCTTCTATAAGTCAGGAGCCGAAAGTATGACTGGTCAAGGTATCGAATTCGTCAATGTCACAAAGCATTATATAGATTCCTCCCAAGGAAAAACACCTGCGCTGAAAGATATCTTCTTGTCGATCAGGAAGGGCGAATATGTTGGTTTGCTTGGGATGAATGGTTCGGGAAAATCTACCCTGGCCAAACTATTAAATGGCCTGCTTAAACCGACGGATGGAAAGGTCTTCATCAATGGGCTTGATACAGCAAACATCGAACAACTGCCTGAGATCCGCAGACTGGTCGGTATGGTTTTTCAAAACCCAGATAATCAATTAATCAGTCCTGTTATTGAGGAAGAAATTGCTTTTGGCCCTGAAAATTTAGGGTTGCCAGTTCCAGAGATCAATCGCCGGATTGATTGGGCACTCCAGGTGTGCGGCCTCGAAGACAAAAGGCATCATGCACCGCATCTGCTTTCAGGCGGACAAAAACAAAAAGTGGCTCTGGCCTCGGCTTTGGCGATGCTGCCGGAATACCTCGTTCTTGATGAGCCGACTTCGATGCTGGATCCGGCAGGCAGGAAGGAACTGCTTGAACAGCTGCGGGTCTTAAATAAACAGGAAGGCATGACCATCCTGATCATCAGTCATAATCCCGAGGATTTGGTCCAGGCAGACAGGCTGATTGTTCTGGATCACGGATCAATCTTTTTACAGGGAACCCCAAGGGAAGTCTATGCCAGTGCAAAGTTGGCAGAACTGGGACTGGACACCCCAACGGTTTACCAATTGATCAGCCAATTGGGGTCAAATGGATATTCTGTTCCCGAAAATGTCAAATCTATCCGGGAGTTGGTGGATTATCTATGCCTGCAGTTGTAGAAACGAATCATCTTTCTTATACGTACTTACCCGGTTCAGTTTACGAACATCAAGCCCTCAAAGACATTAATATCTCTCTAACAAAAGGAGAGTTCCTTGGCATACTCGGACCTAATAGTTCCGGCAAATCGACACTCGCCCAGCATTTCAACGGATTAATCCGGCCTACCTCCGGTCATATGACTGTATGCGGGATTCCAACTTCGGACCCCAAATTAAGTAAAGATCTCTGGAAAAGAGCAGGACTGGTTTTTCAATATCCCGAACAGCAGATTTTTCAAGTTACGGTCTTTGATGAAGTGGCCTATGGCCCAAGGAACTTAGGCCTGCCTGAAACAGAAGTCGCAGAAAGAGTCTACGATGCTCTGCGGCAGATTGGCATAAACCAGGAAAATATCAACCAACTGTCCCCGGTCACACTGAGCGGCGGCATGCGAAGAAGGGTCGCCATTGCCGGGATGCTGGCCATTCAGCCGGAAATACTCATCCTCGATGAGCCCATGGCAGGTTTGGACGCTGCCGGCCGGAAGCTGCTTTCGGATATACTCAAAAAACGTCACGAAAAAAAAGAAACGACGGTCATGATCTCTCATAACCTCAAAGAAATCATGACCATCACGGATAAGATTGCTATTCTGGACAGCGGATCCATGATCTTTTTCGGAGATGTCAAAGACCTGCTGATGAAACCTGAAATTCTTGGTCGATATCAACTGGAATTGCCGGAATACTTGCAAGTTGTTTATCGGCTGGCTGAGAAAGGGTTTGCTATCAAAACGGACATCAGCAGTACGCAAGAAGCCGGCGAAGAGATCCTAAGATTTCTTCAAGAAAATAAGCATGGGGGCGTAACGAAAACTTTAGTTTAAGTTTCGATGCGCCCCCTGTCTCTGTTATAAGATGTAATTTTGGATATTAAGTTTCTCTTTAACTGGCCATTTTTCATAGGGTCTTCCTTCATACGCATAAAGGTGGCATCATGATCCGTCTTGGAGTAACTATTTCTTTCTTCCAGTATAAGCTCTTGCTGTTCATATTTCTGCATTCTTGGACCCGGTTTCTCTTCATCCGATTTCTTGGCCAATCTCTCGGCCCCTTTTTACAGGTGCGCCGGCGGCAAAAGTAAAATAAATCGATAGAATACGCCTTTAGGGGTGGTTGTGTTTTGTCCATTTTCCAAACCTGAACATATCATATTCCAGCAAATGTTTGGAATATTTTTTTGTTTCAGGAGGAATGAATGCAGAACATGTTTTTTGAACGGGAAGACTGGAAATTATTCAGAAATATGGAAACCTTGCCCCAAAAAGCGGGGGTGCCGAGAAGTAAATTATCCAGGCTGGTTTGCAAGGAACTCACGGATAATGCGCTGGATCTGGGCGGCGATTGTGAAATCGGTTATGAGGGCGGTTTTTTCTATGTCAAGGATCACGGCAGCGGCCTGGATCCGGAATTGTTCTCCATCAACAGGCCGCTACGGTCCTCCAAGTATTTAAGACTGCCAACCCGAGGGGCACTGGGTAACGGTCTGCGCGTGGTAGCCGGGGCGGTAGTGGCGTCGGGCGGCGAACTCTATGTTTCAACCCGAGGCAAAAATTATAAAATCCATTTTCAAAACGACGGTACAGCCTTCCCGGAAAGCTTAAGCGATTATCACGAAGACGGAACAAAAATCAGATTTACTTTGGGCGGAATGCCTATCGATTCAAGCTGGGCCAGCCTGGCAATGGAATATGCCCAAGGTGAAACCTACCGGGGAAAGACCTCGCCCTATTGGTATACCAGTGAAAACTTTTTTGAATTATTTCAGTCCTATAGCGGATCGGTCCGGGAACTCATCACGCAGTTCGACGGTTGTGCCGGTGGGAAAGCCGGGAAGATAGCCGCAGAATATACCAAGACGTCTGCCGCTGCCTTGGAGTTTGACGAGACGGAAGCGCTTTTGGCTGAGCTCCGAGCAGCGGTTAAAAATGTGAGTCCCGAGAGGCTGGGGCGGATCGGCAAGCTAGATGGGTACAACGGCTATTGTAAATCAACCGGCACCTTTAAGGCCAGGACCGTCAAAGGGGAACACGACGCGGAAATAGCGTTTGTCCTTGAAGTATACGCGATACCCTCCGATACGCCCCTTATAACGGTACTACTCAATAAATCCCCTGTGACCGGAGATGTCAATATTTACCACAACAAAAATTTGCTGAGTATTTTCGGCTGTGGTTTAATCCAATATGTAAAAGCCAAACCTGCCGTTATTCTGATCAATATCATAACGCCCTATATCCCGATTGTGACGGATGGGAAAGAACCGGATCTCTCGGTCATCAGCGACGCCATAACAGAAAGTATTCAAAAGGCGGTTAGCAGAGCCCAAAAATCCCTGCCGGGCGATGCGACGGAGCGAAAGAAATCCCAGAAGGAAGTCGTGGCGGCATGCCTGGAACAAGCCATTGCTAAAGCCAGCGGCAACGGCGAATACCGTTTCAGCCTGCGTCAGCTTTATTATGCCGTCCGGCCGTATGTGATCAAGGAAAGCGGCAAAGAACCGGATTACGCTTATTTCTGCACGGAATTGATCGGCAGTTATGAAGCGCAGCACGGTGACATTCCGCTGATGTACCGGGATGAACGGGGGACGCTGTACCATCCCCACTCAGGCCAGGATATTCCCATCGGCACGATTGCGGTGGAAAACTATCAGAAGCCCGTCTGGACGTTCAATAAAATCCTGTATATTGAAAAAGAAGGCTTCTTCAATGTGCTCAAAGAAAAGAAAATCCCGGAGAAATATGATATGGCTTTACTCACCAGCAAAGGTTACGCCAGCCGGGCGGTCAAGGATTTGCTGGATGCGCTCGGGGAGAATTCGGAGGAAGAGATTACTTTTTTCTGCATTCATGACGCAGACGCATATGGCACGACGATCTATGATACCCTGCAAAATGAAACCAAAGCCAGGCCCGGCAGAAAAGTGAAAATCATCAATCTGGGGCTGGACCCGGAAGAAGCCGTCAGCATGAGGCTGGAAATCGAAAAGGCAGGAAAAACAGGCCGCAGGAAGGGCGTGGCCAGTTATATTGATCCCGAGTGGGAGAGCTGGCTGCAGAACTACAGAGTGGAACTGAACGCCATGACTACGCCGCAGTTTCTTGCCTGGCTGGAGGGAAAAATCAAGCTTTACGATAAAGGCAAAGTGATACCACCCGAAAGTACCATGCTGGAGAGCCTGGATCACAGCCTTCAGGATAAACTCGGCCAAAAGCTGGCAGCGGAAATCTTGGAACAAAATCACTATGCTGATCAGGTCGCGCAAGCAGTCCGGCAAGTTAAAGAGCGCTGCGGCGACAGCCAAACCCGGTTAGTTGAGACAGTGCAGGCGGAGCTTAAGAAGGAACCGGTCAATCTATGGAAGGATGTCATTAAGGCCGTGTCTGAGGATATGATTAAAAATTGCCGTTTTTTAAATTGAGAATACTAGTGTAATTAATTTAAAAACAGCCGAATTTTAAACAGAGGCTGTGATGACCCCCTCAGGGAAAACCAGACTTGCACAGATCCGCAAGCGGACGTTAGTGGCAGCAGCGTAATCATCAAGAGATGGTTTCTTATCTGTAAACAATTTGTAAACTTTATTTACAAACTGTAACATTTTCACCTAATTCTATGCCTCAGAAATAAAAAAAATGACCTCCCACTAAAAAAGCAGGAGGAATGTAACCGATTCTTTATAAAAATTACTTCGTTTTAGGAGTTTTGAAAATAAATTCTGAATAACTGATCAATTCGAGAGAAAACAGCATTTTCGTTACTTGTCAAATCTAGTATAATACTGGTCATAGGAAACCTCCAAAGTACTGGTTGGTATTATTGGGTTTGTTGCTATTTCCATTATATCATTCTTGGTGGTTTTCTTGCTGTTTAAGCCTTATTTCTATGGGTTTATTCCCTTAAATATGGGGTGAGAAAGTTGAGTTATCTAATAATGATTTACAATATTTATGACTAATTAATTCATGAGAAATGAATAATTTCTGCTTAGAAAATTTTATTTTACCTTCAGCTTTATAATTATTGAAGATTTGGCACACTGTAACCCTAGAAGTACCAATTATCTGCCCGATTTGAGTATGTGACAAGTTAATCGGTAATTCATACCAATCCATAGCCTCTTTATATTTTGAGAAATGAAGCAAAGATAGGAAGTAGTAAATTATCCGCTCTTCCGGAGTAGCTAAATTGGAAAAAAAGTTAACCGATCCGAGAAGGGTCCTACATCTTGCGTTTACATTACTTATCACTTCAATGCCTAATGTTATATCTTCTTTCATTGCCTGAATTAAATCTTTTCGGGTAAGCATGTAAATCTTACATTTCTGAATAACTCTAAGATTTACAGGAATCGGCAGTTGGTCGAAAGCCGACCCTGTGCCAAAAGACCTTCCAGGCCCAACTAAACTGGCGATCCTAGAATCTCCATTGGGATTGTCAAGACAATAAGCAACCCATCCTTCATTAACGTAAAACATATGTTGTACGATATCTCCTTCATTCAGGATGGTTGTCCCTTTTTTGAATTCAGCCTCAATTCCATTGCATTTTACGTAATTGGCGAATCTGTCACTAATAGGCTGACCTGTAAAAGCAGAATAAAACATGAACATTTTTATTCACTCCTTAAATCAACACAAAACCTCTAACCAACCAGATTAACCTTCAATAAAAAACTCATTGCTTTCTTGCGTAAAAACTGGAGCTCTACGACATGGATGTCAGTAAAAAGTTCAGATGATATTCCCCTTTCCTGGTCTTTTTTTATCCGTTCCTTGAGATACGCAATTTCTTCTTCTGTCGCCCGGATTTTTTCCATCTCGATCACAGCGTCTAAAATCTGCTCCTTGATCATTCTCTTCGCTGCTTCTTCCTTACATTCCTCCAATAATTCATCTGCCGTTATCTTTCTATGAATTAAATATTCCATAAGTTGCATATTATTGGAATTCTTAAGTTCCTCGGCAAATTTTTTGTATAAATCTTCCGCTGCTTGATTTAGACTTTCTTCTTCAAATTCATATTTACTGTTTTTAATTAGTGCCTGAAGAACGATATTAATATTAGCCTCCCGTTCTTTTGTCTTTTTTTCGCGAGAGATTTCCTCCTTCAGTTTTTGTGTTAAGTCATCTATCGTTTTGAGCATTGGATCAATTTCTTGAATCATGTTGTCCGTCAGTTCCGGCTTTTTTATTACGAATACTCTACTGATTTCAATTTTGTACTCTAACTCACGTCCCCATAGATGCTGATATTCAAGAGGCCCTGCTTGTAACGTCTTTTCAAAAACAATTGTATCCCCTGTTTTCTTTCCCAGTAAATTTGTGGTCAATTCCGGTATCAGCCCCTCGTCGCCAACCTTAAACTGGTAATCATATTCTCTCACCGCCGGTATAGTTGTATTTTTTTCCACCCCTTCTATATTTACGATCACATAATCCCCTGCTTTAATTTCTTCACTGTTTTTTTCTATCTGGGTTTCTTCCAAAGAGTTTATTAGATAGTTTACTGCCTCATTAATTTCATCTTCTTTGGCAGAGGTATCAAAACCGTTGAGATTTAATCCTTTATACTGTCCGAGCTCAAACTGCATCATTTCTATATTCCTCCTATTATTCTCCGTACGGTTGTTTGTTATTATTCTCAGCAGTATTATTCCAAGTTATTCGTCATTATTTTCCCCATTCAAAATCAGCGATCCGCCCTGATAATTCCTATCGATTGGAGCATGACCACAATATGGGCTGCACCTAGAATAAGGATCAAGATTGCGAAGAACAGGTCTTTTGCTTTTCCTCCTTTAGATTTTTCTGCCGTTCCCACATTTGCTTCCACGTTCTTACCCCCTTATTTCGCCATCGATTCAGCAGGTTATATATAAAGCCGACCGGACAAAAGAATTGACAATAAAAGCGATTGAAAAACAAACTTGCAAATAAAAAGACAGGCATCATAAGCCACATCACCCACGTAGCCTTGAACATGAAGAATGCACCAAAAGGTTGGTAATCCAGTGTTCCATAGTTCCCTAGGTAAGTTCCAAGTATAAGGGCAATCCACAAGATGGTCGGCGGAACCAATCTCAGTTTTTTTATCACTCCCTGCGAAATTCCCAGCGGTTTAAAACCTGCTATTTTATTGAGAACCTCCTGTACGGCACCAAAAGGACAAATCCAAGCACAATATAAATTTTTACCTAAGAAAACGATAAAGCCCAACGACCCAGCCATAAGCACATACCATTTAAGGTTAGTGATCCTGGGAATTTGCAATTGGATTAGGGAAAACAATAGGTTCGACGTAACAAATTGATTGATAACAAATCCCAGTACCCCGATACTCACTAATAGTAACCAAATCCTTAGACAGGCTAATTTTTTGATATTGGCAGCTACGAGTACAACGAGATACAGGGCTATCATTGCTAAATCTTTCCATTTAAATTGAAAAAGCTCGTAGGGATTGGTCCACGAAGTGTTAAAGAACTGCTGGGAAAGGTGCAGATTTCCTTTGTTCACAGCTTCGGCCACCGCATGAGACGAAATTGTTGAACCGGTGATCCGGTCGACGTAGTTGCCTGTTTTTATATCGTTCAGGTATCCTGAATAACCTGAAGCTCCTCCCAGATAAATGGGTTCCTTAACTGATAGTCCAGTAAAACTCTCAAAATATTTTTCTTTATAAAGCCTCTCAAAAAAAACCGGAGTTTCACCATGCTTCGTGACTATTACTTTTTCCACCAGACCTTTTTCATCTATAATACTCATGATTTCTACTTTAGATTGATACCCTACTGCTGAATCAACAACGGCATAGTAAATTCCGCCTGATGCTTCTGCCTTGAAAGTAAGTTTGGTTCCTATTATTTTTTCGACTGAGCTAACACCGGTAATATTTTGTTTGATCAGCGCCTTGTAATCCACAGACTGCCCAGTCCAAAATACACCGTAAATAATTGCCACGATACCTGTTATTAATAACAAAAACAAATAATAGGACTCCGGATTTCTTTTTTTGCCTTTCACTTTTTTTATCCTCTGTTATATTATATTTCATTGATTCAATCATTTTATTTGAGAATGTGAATGCGAGCCACTTGATACCGTTAGGTACAAAGTGGCTCTGATTGAATAGTTTCCTACTCTTATTTTTAAGCTGAGGCAATATCCGATTTTTCTTTTGTTACCTTGCCTTTACGGGTAGTAAGCCTGTACGTAATAATAGCTGGAATAAGGGCAGCGCCTCCAAAGAAGATAAAGCCCATAGCGATAGCTTGATATTCACGCTCCATAAAGCTAGAATATGCCCAAGCTAAAGAAAATATTAACAGGAAGTTTGCAAGAAAACCACCGATTTGCAGACCAATGGTATTTCTCCCTTTCCCCTTTAAATAAAACCAAATGCCGTATTGAATAAGCAATAACAACATGCCTAAAATGACCCATACGATTACACCAGAAATTGTCGTCATATTTTCTTCCTCCTTTATTTAATGGGTTCAAGCGTATTCCAGAAATCGTTAGTCGCATCCTTACAATAACGGCTCTCAATTCGCTCCTCAGGGTTTACCGGCCCATTGTAACCAAACCATTCATCAAATTTACGCGCAACATCTTGAACTAAAGGAACTTGAGTTGCAATTCTCGCTACATCGTGGTTCCATTGCTTAATTTTGTTCCACGAGCATACAGATATACAGTTCATGCATGCAGCGGTATATCCTATAAAAGAAAGACAACGAGCAGTTTCAGTTTGCCATTTGAGTGTATAGGGGTTTTCGGAAGGGGTACAGTCCTCGGGTTGCAGAATACGTGCTTCTTTCTCGTGGGAAATGGCTTGCCCCGGACAGGCGTCTGCACACTTAAGACAAAGACGGCAAAACTCTCGTACCCCAAAACTCTTTGGTTTGTCCGGAACAAGTTCCAAATCCGTATATACTTTAGCTATACGCACCCTGGGGCCGTATTTCTGAGTGACCAATAATCCGTTTCTTCCTGCCTCTCCTAAACCGGCTTGGACTGCAATAGGAACATTCATCCCGGTATCATTTCCCGATGGAATTGCTTTATATCCAAGCTTTCTCAAAAAAACAGCAAGCTTGTAGCTAATCTCTCCCATGCTTGAATACGCTTTACCTGCTGCAGCGTCCTCAAGAAGTGCGGGAGACGTACGGATAGCCCCGTAATCCATCTCAATAGCAATTGCAATTACACTTTTCGGTTTGAAACCGGCATATTTTTCCCAATCGGCATCATAAACGTAGTGTCCAAATACTTCAACTTCCTTATTTTGCAAGTACTTAAAAACATTATAGGGAGCATAGACAGTTTTTCCATTCGGCATTTTAAACGGCTTGGATATTATTCTTGCCCAGTTGGAGTAAGTCCAACGTTCATCGTAAGGTGCAATCCCGGCCAGGTCAGCACCCAAGAACCTCGCTGCTTTTTTAACGATTTTGCTGGCTTCGTCCGCTGAATTAAATTTCCATTGTTGCCCCTTCTGCTGTACTTCTTCTGCCACGGAATTATCCCAATTATACAATCCCTGAATATACACCGGCTCGTTAGCCTCTTCATTGGTTGCGGGATTAATAGGGTAGTGGGAAATCAATCCGCCTGGTCCGCAACCGGGTGCTGTAAATCCGTTATAATCCATTTCAACCGCCCAAGCTGCCTCACACATTGCTCCCTCCAGTCTACGCCATCCAACTTCCTTTTCGCGCTTATTCGGAGTAATACCGGCTTGTTGTGCAAAAAAGCTCACGCCCGTTTCAGGTATCGTGGCAGTTCTGCCTTTAATTCCCATAGCCTCTGCATTAATCATAGGAAGCTCTTTCCCTGTATCCTTTTTACCTGTAATTTTGGAAACGTCATCGCGCAGAAATTTGATCGGAGGCTCGGTCGGATCAAAAATCCTCA
The window above is part of the Dehalobacter sp. genome. Proteins encoded here:
- a CDS encoding trigger factor translates to MMQFELGQYKGLNLNGFDTSAKEDEINEAVNYLINSLEETQIEKNSEEIKAGDYVIVNIEGVEKNTTIPAVREYDYQFKVGDEGLIPELTTNLLGKKTGDTIVFEKTLQAGPLEYQHLWGRELEYKIEISRVFVIKKPELTDNMIQEIDPMLKTIDDLTQKLKEEISREKKTKEREANINIVLQALIKNSKYEFEEESLNQAAEDLYKKFAEELKNSNNMQLMEYLIHRKITADELLEECKEEAAKRMIKEQILDAVIEMEKIRATEEEIAYLKERIKKDQERGISSELFTDIHVVELQFLRKKAMSFLLKVNLVG
- a CDS encoding Crp/Fnr family transcriptional regulator; translated protein: MFMFYSAFTGQPISDRFANYVKCNGIEAEFKKGTTILNEGDIVQHMFYVNEGWVAYCLDNPNGDSRIASLVGPGRSFGTGSAFDQLPIPVNLRVIQKCKIYMLTRKDLIQAMKEDITLGIEVISNVNARCRTLLGSVNFFSNLATPEERIIYYFLSLLHFSKYKEAMDWYELPINLSHTQIGQIIGTSRVTVCQIFNNYKAEGKIKFSKQKLFISHELISHKYCKSLLDNSTFSPHI
- a CDS encoding energy-coupling factor transporter transmembrane protein EcfT, which encodes MPGMKLGQYVYGNSLLHLLDPRTKILSCLLVIFSVIITDNLYFLLFLVLLMAAAIISSGLSYQLILSSLLKLRYLLLFTLVFQGFLTPGETVLMVGKLSMTREGLILGLINILRLVILFLGSMILLMTTSALKLSAGIEYLLLPLRKLHIPIHNYTTILSISFRFLPTLFEEATIIKNAQKSRGAQFDSSNIVVRIKSYTAILIPLFEASLVRAADLGEAMDSRCFTSHPNQLRLNRLQIKRRDILFLIQMTAVLGTGITISILL
- a CDS encoding 4Fe-4S binding protein — translated: MKGKKRNPESYYLFLLLITGIVAIIYGVFWTGQSVDYKALIKQNITGVSSVEKIIGTKLTFKAEASGGIYYAVVDSAVGYQSKVEIMSIIDEKGLVEKVIVTKHGETPVFFERLYKEKYFESFTGLSVKEPIYLGGASGYSGYLNDIKTGNYVDRITGSTISSHAVAEAVNKGNLHLSQQFFNTSWTNPYELFQFKWKDLAMIALYLVVLVAANIKKLACLRIWLLLVSIGVLGFVINQFVTSNLLFSLIQLQIPRITNLKWYVLMAGSLGFIVFLGKNLYCAWICPFGAVQEVLNKIAGFKPLGISQGVIKKLRLVPPTILWIALILGTYLGNYGTLDYQPFGAFFMFKATWVMWLMMPVFLFASLFFNRFYCQFFCPVGFIYNLLNRWRNKGVRTWKQMWERQKNLKEEKQKTCSSQS
- a CDS encoding reductive dehalogenase; translated protein: MKKDMDRRGFFKTSLLGAAAVAVASAAVAKETINPLVAEAADIVAPVKEVSEFPYQVDSRYRRFPVTKDGWMRIFDPTEPPIKFLRDDVSKITGKKDTGKELPMINAEAMGIKGRTATIPETGVSFFAQQAGITPNKREKEVGWRRLEGAMCEAAWAVEMDYNGFTAPGCGPGGLISHYPINPATNEEANEPVYIQGLYNWDNSVAEEVQQKGQQWKFNSADEASKIVKKAARFLGADLAGIAPYDERWTYSNWARIISKPFKMPNGKTVYAPYNVFKYLQNKEVEVFGHYVYDADWEKYAGFKPKSVIAIAIEMDYGAIRTSPALLEDAAAGKAYSSMGEISYKLAVFLRKLGYKAIPSGNDTGMNVPIAVQAGLGEAGRNGLLVTQKYGPRVRIAKVYTDLELVPDKPKSFGVREFCRLCLKCADACPGQAISHEKEARILQPEDCTPSENPYTLKWQTETARCLSFIGYTAACMNCISVCSWNKIKQWNHDVARIATQVPLVQDVARKFDEWFGYNGPVNPEERIESRYCKDATNDFWNTLEPIK
- a CDS encoding ATP-binding cassette domain-containing protein, with the protein product MPAVVETNHLSYTYLPGSVYEHQALKDINISLTKGEFLGILGPNSSGKSTLAQHFNGLIRPTSGHMTVCGIPTSDPKLSKDLWKRAGLVFQYPEQQIFQVTVFDEVAYGPRNLGLPETEVAERVYDALRQIGINQENINQLSPVTLSGGMRRRVAIAGMLAIQPEILILDEPMAGLDAAGRKLLSDILKKRHEKKETTVMISHNLKEIMTITDKIAILDSGSMIFFGDVKDLLMKPEILGRYQLELPEYLQVVYRLAEKGFAIKTDISSTQEAGEEILRFLQENKHGGVTKTLV
- a CDS encoding energy-coupling factor transporter ATPase, with the protein product MTGQGIEFVNVTKHYIDSSQGKTPALKDIFLSIRKGEYVGLLGMNGSGKSTLAKLLNGLLKPTDGKVFINGLDTANIEQLPEIRRLVGMVFQNPDNQLISPVIEEEIAFGPENLGLPVPEINRRIDWALQVCGLEDKRHHAPHLLSGGQKQKVALASALAMLPEYLVLDEPTSMLDPAGRKELLEQLRVLNKQEGMTILIISHNPEDLVQADRLIVLDHGSIFLQGTPREVYASAKLAELGLDTPTVYQLISQLGSNGYSVPENVKSIRELVDYLCLQL
- a CDS encoding tetrachloroethene dehalogenase, whose amino-acid sequence is MTTISGVIVWVILGMLLLLIQYGIWFYLKGKGRNTIGLQIGGFLANFLLIFSLAWAYSSFMEREYQAIAMGFIFFGGAALIPAIITYRLTTRKGKVTKEKSDIASA